The following coding sequences lie in one Populus nigra chromosome 15, ddPopNigr1.1, whole genome shotgun sequence genomic window:
- the LOC133673755 gene encoding uncharacterized protein LOC133673755: protein MAPKPESQNLTSTTSAAEPSSPSSIDPLFHLLTLLPYSILRPPRLRLKLPSFTLPSSMTVFSLVLLTYFMVVSGIVYDVIVEPPGIGSTQDPYTGSVKPVVFLPGRVNGQYIIEGLSSGFMFIVGGVGIILMDLALEKNRAKSVKVSYATAGISSVVIAYVMSMLFLRIKIPGYLR, encoded by the coding sequence ATGGCTCCCAAACCCGAATCCCAAAACCTAACCTCCACCACCTCCGCCGCCGAACCATCGTCCCCCTCCTCCATAGATCCACTCTTCCACCTTCTCACCCTCCTCCCCTACTCAATCTTGCGCCCACCACGCCTCCGTCTCAAACTCCCCTCCTTCACCCTCCCTTCCTCCATGACAGTCTTCTCCTTAGTCCTCCTCACCTACTTCATGGTAGTTTCTGGCATCGTCTATGACGTAATCGTTGAACCACCTGGTATCGGGTCAACCCAAGACCCATATACCGGATCTGTCAAACCTGTGGTTTTCTTGCCTGGAAGAGTTAATGGGCAGTATATAATTGAAGGGCTCTCTTCTGGGTTCATGTTCATTGTTGGTGGCGTTGGCATTATTTTGATGGATCTTGCTCTTGAAAAGAATCGTGCCAAGAGTGTTAAGGTTTCTTATGCTACTGCTGGGATTTCCTCTGTTGTTATTGCTTATGTTATGAGTATGCTTTTTCTTCGGATTAAGATCCCAGGATATCTTCGTTGA